AAACTGTACGAagagaagatcaaagaatatATCGACAAGTATGCATCGGATGAGAAGTACGACCAGTTGTTTGGGCACGGGAGTGACGAAtcacaagaagaagaggaagaagaatttgacaaCTTcgacgaagatgaagatgaagacgacgacgatgatgacgatcTTGATGCTGAGGCTAGTGATGAAGACGGTTTAGACGAATCTGATGGAATTAGCGATGAGTTAAGTGACATAGAGATGAGTAGCTGACGCTAACAACGAGCCCTCCCAGTAGCGAGCTCTCTCTTTTAAATAGAACCAAAATATTTAAAATTTAGCCGCCAATGTCTTGTCTTGGTTTATAATAGCGCGCGCCCTCCAAGATGAATCTACTTGGGACTTACAACGCACAAACGCATGAAGTCGCTGAGAGCTATTAGGGCGAGTGGATATTTTCCTTCACCTTAAGTAGAACAAATGGGGAAGACTTGGCACTTGCTGTTGAATGCTCATCAGCCAAAATTCAATCCTATAGTATATCACTCACGTGATGCTAGCCTTATGGTATGATGGAACCCATAGCATGTTTTTACACTTTTGTATGGATAATCTCTTACTATGTCCATTGGTGTCGTGTTTGAGAACTGGCGGTGCGTTGAGCGAGAATGTATGGCTAGTTCGGGTTCAGCGAAGTATTTCAATTGCAAGGGGCCGATGTTAGCCCACAAGGGGGAAAACTAGCGGGGGTGTTTTGGTGGGGAAGCAAGCAGTGTGAACCAACAACACCGAACGATGAGGTACTAGGAGCTACACGGGCTGTACCCAGGTTCCAGTTGTATAAATACAAACAGTTTTCAGTTTGTCGAATAATTTCTACCTGACCAACAGTCGAAAAGATTAGATTTAGACATGTCGATTCctgaaaatgtcaaaggAGCTGTGGATTTCGACCCATGGTTAACGCCGTTTGCTCAGGTTTTATCTGAACGAAGAAATTTGGCAGATAAATGGGTTCACGATTTGACGCATGCTACACCGGATGGTTCGTATCAGTCCTTAGTAAAATTTACCAGAGATTCGTATCTTTCCTATGGATTCCACGCCGATGCCAGAACCAAGGAAATCCGATACAAGGAATGGGCCCCTAACGCCAGGCAAGCCTTCCTGATTGGTGATTTCAATGGTTGGAATGAAACATCACATGAATTGAAGCATAAGGATGAATTTGGTAATTTTAGCATAACCGTTCCTCCAACTTCGGCCGGAGATTTTGCGATTCCTCATGATAGTAAGATTAAAGTCATGTTTGTCTTGCCAGATGGATCCAAGATTTATAGAATTCCTGCTTGGATAAAAAGGGCAACTCAACCAGATAAGGAGACTGCTAAACTTTTTGGACCCATTTATGAAGGGAGATTTTGGAACCCGCCAAAGCCATAcgaattcaagaacaaaaggccctctttcaatgaaaaagcTGATTCTCTGAGAATTTATGAAGCTCACATTGGTATTTCATCACCTGAGCCAAAAATTGCTTCATATAAGGAGTTTACAAGAGATGTCTTACCCCGTATAAAGCATTTGGGTTACGATGCTATACAGTTGATGGCAATTATGGAGCATGCGTACTATGCCTCGTTTGGGTATCAAGTGACCAACTTCTTCGCAATCAGTTCTCGTTTTGGTACTCctgaagatttgaaggagTTGGTTGATACCGCTCATGGAATGGGCATTTTGGTTCTACTGGACGTTGTCCATAGTCATGCTTCCAAGAACGTCGAGGATGGTTTAAATAATTTTGACGGCTCGGATCATCAATACTTTCATTCATTGGCATCAGGCAGGGGCGAACATCCATTATGGGACTCTCGTCTTTTCAATTATGGTAGCTTTGAGgttcaaagatttttaCTCTCCAACTTGGCATTTTACATCGACGTTTATCAATTCGACGGTTTTAGATTTGATGGTGTCACTTCAATGCTATACGTACACCATGGTGCAGGGGAACATGGTGGGTTCAGTGGTGACTACAATGAGTATTTATCCCGTGATAGATCTTATGTTGATGAACAGGCTTTAGCCTACCTAATGCTGGCCAACGATCTGGTTGATGAGCTACTTCCAAAATCGGCGATCACGATAGCTGAGGATGTTTCTGGTTATCCAACATTATGCTTACCTCGTTCCATGGGAGGCGCTGGATTCAACTATAGACTGGCAATGGCTTTGCCAGATATGTGGAtaaagattttgaaggagcagaaggatgaagactGGGATATGTCAAAGATAGTGCATACATTGACCAATAGACGTCATGGCGAGAAAGTTGTCGCTTACTGCGAGTCGCATGACCAAGCCTTGGTCGGTGATAAGACTCTGGCATTCTGGTTGATGGACGCGGCCATGTATACAGATATGACTGTCCTGAAACCCGGTACGCCAGTCATAGATCGTGGTATTGCATTGCACAAGCTGATTAGGCTTCTCACTCATTCGTTGGGTGGTGAAGCTTACCTAAACTTTGAAGGTAACGAATTCGGTCACCCCGAGTGGCTAGATTTCCCAAATAAGAACAACGGCGATAGTTACCATTATGCTCGTAGACAATTTAATTTGGTTGATGATAAGTTGCTGCGTTATCGGCACCTGTATGAGTTTGATGCAGGAATGCAACACTGCGAAAGACAACATCAATGGCTGAACACCCCTCAGGCATACGTCTCATTGAAAAACGAATCAGATAAAGTGATAGCATTCGAGCGTAACGGGTTGCtgttcatcttcaatttccaTCCAACTCAAAGTTTTACTGATTACAGAATTGGCGTTGAAGTTGCCGGTACCTACAAGATTGTTCTGAATACCGATAGAAAGGAGTATGGTgggtttgaaagagttgacGAGAACTCGAGGTTCCACACCACTGACCTGGCCTGGAATAACAGAAAGAACTTTGTACAGGTTTACATTCCATCAAGAGTCGCACTGGTTTGCGCGCTAGAATAGAAATCTGTAATATAGTGTGTGATTTAACGAAAGTGATTTAACTGACGTATCATTGTTCCCAATTATTGTTCCGGACTTAGTGTTGCTTGTTCTAATTTCGAAAAAATTAAGCCCTGTAGGGGGCTCGAACCCCTAACCTTGTGATTAAGAGTCACACGCGCTACCGATTGCGCCAACAAGGCTCTTTATGAATTGATGTACGAAAGAGTTTTGAGGAGGGCCCATACTGTTACTGAAAGTCACGCGAGCAAGTTAATAATGATCCCTTCTATGACAGTAATAAAACTTTCTATAATAATATGCAACCTGGTTAAGTTGAAGTAATCAGGTATATATGATGCCGTACTATTATGGCGTTCATTGGTAGTTTTTCTCTATTTTTTGTTTATTTTTCATAAGAGAGCGGAGCTTAGACAGTTTCTCGAAAACTGCAAATCAATATCTCTACAAATATCGCATTTAATTCTCTTAAAGAGCCTATTTGTGTTATTTCCTCTGTAACCACttgcttcaagaatttcgCCGCTTCAGTCTGCCGGCTTAAGATGGTGACAGTGAATGGGAGAATAATTCCGCTGGCACACACTGTGTGTGCCTTCGCAGCCTTCTTTGCAGCGCTAGTCGCTGGATACTCATTACACTTCCATAAGATTGTCCAGAATGCCCATTATGGTTATCCAGACGAATGGTTTCCCAGCGTTTCAGCTACGATTGGTGACAGGTATCCCGAACGGTCGATTTTCCAAATTCTGATCGCTTTGACCTCTTTTCCTCGATTCCTTCTACTGTTGGGCCATTTCTCCCTAAACCGTTCGGTAATATGtttcatcattggtgtCGTAAGGACTGTCAGTTGTGGTGGTTGGGTATATATCACTAGCACTGATGATCATGATGTTCACGATGTCTTTATGATCACTTACATCGTGCTAACATTGCCCTGGGATATCATGATTACTCGCCTCGCTACAAGAGGTAGACTGGCTAAGGGTATTGTCGCAACCGTGTTTTTTGGTACTTTGGTACCTTTGGTTCATTGGTATATAAAGCATCAGGTTCATCACATTGCCGGTGCTTATTCCATTTATGCTTACTTTGAATGGTCACTCATTATCCTCGACATCCTTTTTGACTCGCTGGCAtacaatgaatttgatagGATACGCATTAATGTCACTTCAGAAACGTCTGAGGATGGCGGCTGGTTGTTCAGAATCTGCAATCAAATACAGGACCTTGACCTAACCGTCGAAGACGAAAAAACAGTGATCAAAGTGGAAGATGATGCGACTGGTATTAGCTTTAAGGAAACGGAGACTACCAATACAGAGATTATACGCTCCGCAGATGACGAATTAGAaattttctttgagaaaactGAAGATGTCACGATCATCTCTAATAACAGTCCTGCACCTTCCTGCGATTCATACCTTTACATCGTGACCAAtactttcaattctttcatgtTCTGGACTTCTTTGACCTCCTTGACATGTAGCATTTGGTATTTTCCCTTGTGGTATATGAGTATCTCCGGCTATGAGGCTACATTACTGTATTTCCTTGCACCTGTGCTTCTATACATCCCATTCATGCCTACtatctttcaacaataCGGTTCCTTATTAGGCGGCTTGATCGTCGTGGGTGCCCATTTAGTTGGATCTCCGGAAGCTAGGTTACTGGTTGTTGGCGCCGGTACTGCTGTCACGGTAACAACGTTCGTGCTAAATTTGAAATGCATTGCTTCCAAAGAAGTCACTTCCTGCTTCTCGACTACGTGGCTCTACGGTCTGGTGTTCACGGTCGTGATCAAGATGGGATGCTACAGTAATAATCCTCTCTGGCCTATAATGAATTCCAGTAATGGTGGATACAATCTATTAGGTCTGGCTTTGGTCACCATTTCAGGTATACTAGCACCATATACCACTAGTATTCACTTTGGGAGAGACCAGGAAGAACCTGAGGTGCAAGAGACTTCGCCCCGCTGTGTGTCAAAAATCTTGGTAGGACTAGGTTTTGGATCTCTAATTTTCGGCATGCATCAACTCATGACAGATTCATCCACCGTAATCTATTGGTCTTGGGAGGGCTACAGCAAAGACTCTCAAGGACCTCTCGCTTGGCCTTGGTCTGGGTTGACTTGTACAGTTATGCTCTTTGCCGCTGCAACTTCCTACAAGTTTTCTGCAAGGCCACTCGTTCCTGCTGCTGTACTTGCTCTTTCAACGGCAGTTCTATGCGATAGACGGATCACAGGTTGGAATAATTATATTTTTGGAGGTTTGTTCTATTTACTTGCTATGATTTGGATTGTACCAACCTACTTCAATGCTTTGGCCGCTAGTGCAAGTACCTTCAGTTTCCTGGTCGGATTTTTTCTCTATATCATTTTGATCTTGGCTCATGTTTGGGTTGTGGCTTACGCATTTGTTCCATTGGGCTGGATTTTAAGAGAGAGGATCGAAGTAGTCCTCACATTCTCCACTGTATGTATCGTTGTCGGTTCCATTGCTGCAAAATTCAGTTTGTCCACAGCTAAAAGCGGTGTCACTTTGAGCAACGATTTTAAGAGACGTACGGGGCTACTGGCTTTGATAGGCTTGAGTCTAGTTGCATCATTCACCTATAGTCAAAGGCCTGTGGGTGTCCCACAGCCTTATCACCCCGattcaaaattgatcacGGCGGGTATTTGGACTATCCATTTTGGGTTAGACAACGACATGTGGGCTTCTGAAGAATCTATGATGTATTTAATGAAGGAAATGGAACTGGACGTTGTTGGTTTGCTAGAGACTGATACCCAGCATATTGTAATGGGAAATAGAGACTTGACAAGCAAACTAGGGCATGACATGAATATGTACGTTGATTACGGACCAGGTCCAAACAAGCACACCTGGGGTTGTATCTTACTATCCAAGTTCCCAATTATCAATTCCACTCACCATTTGATGCCCTCCCCTCATGGTGAATTAGCGCCCGCCATCCATGCGACGATAAAGACCTACGACGACATACTGGTCGATATTTTCGTTTTCCATGGCGGACAGGAGGAAGACGAGGAGGATAGGAGATTACAAAGTGAGGCTTTATCAAAGTTAATGGGCAGTACGAATCGTCCTGCGATTTTGTTGAGTTACTTGGTCACAAACCCTCATGAAGGAAACTATAACAACTACGTGAGTGATGAATCAGGCATGCACGACATTGATCCAGAGGATGATGACAGATGGTGCCAATACATTCTGTAtaaaaatttgaagagaactGGCTACGCAAGAGTTTCGAGAGGTACTATCACCGATACAGAACTGCAGGTCGGTAAATTCCAAGTTATAAATGACGAGCAAATTGCCCAATATGGTGATTCTATTTATGAACATGAAAAGGTGGATGGTTTAGATAATGATGAGCTTCATTTCCCCGACACGTTTTACGATGAAGGCGAGAGGGGCCACCATTATCATGTGTTTGACAGGCCTCTTTATTACACATTCGACGGATAACCAACTTTCATAAAGTAGTTTGTATATTTTCTGGCTATCTGCCGATGTTTAGATCACTAATAAAAGAGACGTTCCTTATTTGTGCAATTATCGATGATCATCGTCGGAGCCAACGTATTCTGttgcttcaacttcttctaTAATCAAGTTTCCCAAAGGATTTTTGATTGGCTCATTCGTGATCGGATCAAACTCGATCCTTTGGAGCTCGCTCTCGCCTACGTAGTCGTTTGTCTCGGCCTCTTGTCTCGTAATATTAGGTATACTTGAAAGAGGTTTTTTCAGGATATAATCTTCACCATTGATCGTGAGCCACATATCCATGCAACGTTTTACAACCTCTTCCTCCACGTCATCTTCTCCGTTATTccattttgcaaagatctctttgcaatttttcagagCTTCAAAGCTAAGCTGATCGTTTTTCTTTATCTCACAGTATAAGGGTAGGAGCAATGGGCTATAAGTTTCTGGAATAGCGCTCAAAGTTGTAAATaacttcaccaaatttAGCAGGGCCACATATGGATAGATGGGGTCTGCCATTTGTAGCAGGTCATCTCTTCTGATCTCGATCTCACTCTTGAATAGCGCGCGATGCTgtttttttcagattttaGAAAGTTCCTATCCGATCAGGCAGAATGTATCTAAAAATGTTGGTTTAATTTCAACTAACCACTTCACTTTGCTTGATTATTCATATTACAAACTATCAGACCCTTGGATCGATCTATCAAACCACCACTGAAAAAAATATGATTATATATTTAAGTCTTGGCGGTTTGGCTCTATTAATGTACATGTTCGAGAGTGGGCTTGAAACAGCCTACTACAGCGATTCGAGCTTTGTAGTTTTTAGGCGTGACTAAAGTGCAACTTCTTACAAGTTGTAATTGAAATGCATTTTTACTATGTTGAATTAAAACCTGAGAAATGATATCAAAAAGTTTTCAATTCCTGCCCATTGTCAGATCCCCATACTGTAATTAGTTTCAGACACCTCGAGGCAACATCCTTGTTCGGTGGAATCTCTAGTTCCTCctcatttttcttcagatcGCCATCCACTTGCTTCTCAGTGTCTTCATTCCCTTCACTGTTTTCTTCCTGATCGTTTCCTTCgacaatctctttcatctTAACAAGTTCTCGTTCCACATAGCTGTTCCATTCTTCTATCTTTTTTTGGCACTTCTCGGATATGCTctgcttcaaagtttcaCCCTTcaagtctttgaaatactGCATTATTAGCTCATTGTACTCGAGTGGTAATTCTTCGACATTAAAGAAATGTTTAATCAGCCAGTTCTGTTTTTGCTTAGAAAATTTCCACACGTCTACTACaccaagctcttcatcggACTTCTTCTGCAGCTTTTCTTCTGGATAATTGATCTTGAcattctccaaatcttgGACATCGTCTGGCAATTTGTCAGAGACCTTTTCTAAATAAAAATCGATCAAGTACCGTAACTGATCTTTAAGGACTGTCTTCCTCTTTATCTCTTCTCGTACATCCTTCGctaatttctcttttttcCTACTGTTTGATTTAACCTTCTTTTTTGCTATCTTATTGGTGTTATTATCACCTCTAATCAATTTCtgcttctctttcttggtaAGACTCCCCGTGGCTAAATGGGTCGTTATATTTAATGGATCTTCCTCAGCAAAATCATTACTTCCGTCCTCTTTTTGAGTTTGTTTAATTTTGATTCGCTGCCATGCTGGAATATGCTGATCTGACATCCTGAATGGTTTAAGGACCTTATGAACCACAATCCAGCTTTTGCAACTGCTTCAATATTGATGTTTATTAACAAAGCTGacaagctcatcgctagTTCTctggtcaaatttttcaagacaCCCATGCACCAGTTCACCTTGTCATCTCCTAAAAGTTGAATTATGATGGGCAGCGCAGGAccagtgaagaagacgaagtAGAGACAGTAGCCTCGGATCAGTTGCTGTACTTCTAACCTTGATCCAAGAAATACAATCAAACATGGTCTAAAAATGGCAAAAATTACTGAAGGATGCGAGGTTCGAACTCGCGCGGACAACCGTCCAACAGATCTTAAGTCTGCCGCCTTAGACCACTCGGCCAACCCTCCATATTAATTTATGAATATTTAATACATCAGTCAAGTATCACCTGGCACACCATATCGTTGGCAAAGACTATCAGTATTGTTAAAGTATATGAAATCATTGGTTTCTCAATCGCCTAATGAGGAAGATATCTGCCTCGAGAGGACTGATTCAAACGATGATTCTTTTCTATTTCAAAACCATTATCATCGATCATCGATCATATGAATAGATGTTGGTGAAATCTAATGAATCATGTAGTCAACTAGGACAAGAAATACATGGCAATTGGTAATTGGCAAGAGGGATACGCAACATTGTGAATGCAAAGTCAGCTAAAATGGCCTCTTTGATAGTAAATCACAGACATCGGTAGGCATCGCTTAGCAGCTATTCTGGTTGATCACGTGATCATTGAATGCCCTGTTTCTAACctggaaaagtttcaagCTATAAAAGCGATTAATCTCTGATTTTGATACCACTTACTTCATCATTTCATGAAGCAACTTCATTTTGCACAATGACATTGAAGGGATACGACCGCTTTCTATAGTTGTATCCAGTAATGTGGCGTAACGTTTCTGATTGTAGCATAGATAAACTATAATTACACCGTTTGAGTCGGCTCTAAATTTCGATGGACAGTTAAATTTTCTGTTCATTTTCACTTGGAGTTGATATAGAAGTGTGTAAACAATCTTTTTTTTAAAATTGTAGTATTACTCGTAGCAGTTGGGAAAGACTCACCGGCGAACTGCCAGTCATCATGAAGTCTCtcatgaagatgaaaaatgttATTATTTGcgattttgatgaaactaTAACTAATCGAGATACCATCAGTATTCTAGGTCAGCTGCCTTATTACTGTAAACCAGGTTCAAAGCCAGAATGGTCACATTTTACAGACACGTACATGCAAAACTATGAAAGGTTTCATCAAGGTTCCCTTGGGCATCTTTCGCAGAGATCATTGCCTCTGCTCAAATCATCGGGGTCTGTTATAACTACTTCAAACTTCAAAACGTTCTTCgaagatgagttgaatTATCAAAAGGATGCAAGACGTCTTGAGATGAGTAGTACAAATGAGATGGCCAAGTATAGAATATTTGCCAATATAACTTTCTCTGATGTCTCGCgatttgccaagaagaagctcgAGGAACAATGCTTCTCAGTGAGAAAAGGGTTTAACGAATTCATGTTACCAATACCGAAAGATGATCTCTATGTTATTTCTGTGAACTGGTCGGGTGAGTTCATTGAAGCATCCATAGGAAATAATATAATTGCCAGAGAGCATATATATTGCAATCAGTTGCTCAGCGCCAATACAGTCTATACTGGGGATTTTTCCAACCGTTTGTTAACTGGGGCGGATAAAGTCGATGTACTAGAGGATATCTTAACAGACAGAGAACCGTCTAGTGCTAGGTTTTGGTATATTGGTGATAGTGAGACCGATCTTCTTAATATCCTACATCCCGAAGTCAATGGCGTTTTATTGATAGATCCTGTGCAAAACGAatcaaagttcaagaagctCAGCTTAGAAATACTAGGTCTGAACCAAAAGATAATTGATCAGTTTATCGATGACAAAGATAGTGGGTGGCTTCAATGCTATGAGAAAAATGATTATAACTCTATATTCCTGGCAAAATCCTGGTCTGATCTGAAAAATATACATCTTTAAGGAAGTTAATTCAGCGTTGGGTGTTCACTGCATACCGGGTGAACATACTTCTCGTAAACATATTTGGCCGATATGCTTCGGAttacttcttcaaaatccGTCAACTCAACGACATAGGTTGCTTCATTTGGTAACGAAGTGTTTGATCCCAAGTCATCATAATATCCTAGTATCTGATCAAAGAGGCCCAAGTGAAACTCACTATTCAGGGAGTTCTCTTTGCCAAGCTCTTTCGCTCTCTGCATCGACATGACTTCCTTGTTCTTAATATACCTTTTGATATTGCTCAAGATTCTCTGCTGATTTTTCTGCACTGAAATCTCATAATGCTTGGCGGCAACTTTCAATGAACCTCCTCTTTTGATGTATTTCAGTAGGTGGCTACTATTCTGAATGAAGCTACATTTACCTTTGAGCATGTGATCCACCACGGCATAAATATCTGTCATTGTTATGAAGCTCCTCCATTCTCTTTCACAGCATTCATTGGATGGCTGATTTGTGCAATAAGGTTTTGCTTCAACAAAACAATCCTTTGGGAGATACCTTGAGAAAACATGAAGATCGATATAATCAATATCACGCATTTCTTGAGTGAAATAGTCGTGATCCTCAAAAATTCCATATGTGATCTCAAATTTGCCATTATTGAACCTGTATGAGAATTGAAACTTAGTATTGAAAAAGGAGCCAATCCTAGGTTGAAATTTGTCAGAGAGTTTCTGAATAAAAGTTGATatgttgatcaaattctttgtGCATTCGTGCGTAGGTGAAAAATCGACCTCAAGAGGAAGGAATTTTCTAGTACCTCGAGAGCTCATTGGAATTATGTCACCTAAGGACTTTTTCCTGACAATTCGCTCTAAAGTTATACTGTCACTGAGCCCCATCAAATTATCGTCCGTGCACAGCAGATGTTTTAATGCATGAGGGATTGAATATTCGACTAAGTGCGGCATCATTAATATGGACCTTACtagattttcttcttcgtctgaATCGTTTTCCTCCCGTTCAGGCAGCGGCATTGGAGTTTCTGTCAGCCTGAAATGATAAAGGCTTGTATCTTGGGCAATTGGAGCAGGAGATAAGCTTTTATCTGTTTGATCATCAGAGTTTTGGAATTGAGAGTTGTCActcgaagaattgacaaTGTTGTGCAAGAATAAAAACTGCTTCCTTCGATCTGAGGGCATCTCTCTAATTTCTCTTTCCATGCCCatgacatcttcaaactccGGCAACAGATTACCTACACCGACTTCAGGAGCCTCGTATGTGATTGTTTCGTAGTCCTGGCTTTTAGGTAACTTGAATAGTGAAGCAGCACCAAGATTTTCAGGCTTGAATTTAGAGGATGTGCTTTGGTCACAATTGAAACAGCGCGAACCGCCCATGATCccattctcttcttcaggactatcttctttggtcaTTTGCTACTAGTTCTGCTACACTTGATGTGAAATACACTCAGAATTTGCATGTCAATTGAATCTATGAATAATATTTATTAATTATTTCGATATTTTTTGTGACGCTGACACTTGTAGTATAATAGAAAATGGGAGTTCGCGACAAGCTACATAAATATCCAGGTTACCTCATCGTTTCGTAGCGCTAGTTTGTGGTTCTACATTGACCGCTATTTATTTTTTCGATATTCGAATTTTTGTAAACATTCATGGAGAAGGAGGCGGGAAGATGTGTTTTGTTGCAGCTTTCATAAAACCTCATTTATTGTTAGTTACATATCACGGTCAAGAGGATCTTATTGGAGGAGAGACGGCAGGTTTTTCTACAAATGTTGGTGCTACCGAAAAGTAAACTCTCTTGAACTGAAAAGATCTGAGGAAGAGTGTAAGCTATTGACTGATAAACATGATTTCTTACCGAGTGAGATAGGATTCGCATTGCAGATGACTAGAACTTAGGGCTGGATTTAGCTCATATTCCAACATTTGCTACTCTTTTAAAGTTCAAGCAGGTTGGGTTAGATTTGCTAAAGCTATCACAGGAAGAATAATTGCCAGTATTCTAGATTTTGTTTAAGATCGCAAACAGAGCCTTTTAATCACCGCGtttttcaatgataatTTTAACAATGCTCCATTTCCTTTGATTCATCAGTCCCGCATGCAACTATATTGATAAAAAATATCTATCGACTTTAAACCCTAATAAACGAATATGGGCctatttgaaagaaagattttTATTATCCTTCCTAATAGCAGATCATACACTCTCAGGTTTATTTCTCAGTTGATTGAGGATAATGGTGGCTTACAAGCTGACGATACCGAGTCCATAAAGCAGCAACTAATCATTTTGATAAATGACACGTTTGTCGATTCCAGTCAAAAAATAGCAGATACTGAGCTCTTCAGAAGAGAGCTAGAACTTGATGCGACCAAGCTATGGAAAATCATAGTGCAAAAGAAACCTTTATGCGTGAGGGCAAGTTGCATCAGTGAATGGCTAAAGTTGGGGGAGATTAGTCTCACAGCGGATCGCCTTATTGATCTGGAAGAGGTAGATTTATTAGGCGACTCTCAGGTGAGTGTTGAAGGGGTAAATTCAATTAATGAAGTTCCTAGTGAGGAAGTCCAGTACAAAAGTCAATCAGAGACTGCCGCTGGCTCTCATGCTTCCGCAGACAAGCATATGGATACCGGGGAGAATCTGCCGTCTGAGAAGTTATCCAGTCCGTCTGAAGTCCCAACAGAGAGGTTAACAAGGCTAATAGATGAGGACAAGACATCAAAAAATGAGTTACTTATCAAGGCCTTGGGTAGACTCGCGAAGAGGTATGATGTTAAGGGCGATAGATATCGTTCGCGGGGTTATAAATTAGCCAAGATTGGCGTTGAGAGATATCCCTTTGAGATTTTATCTGGTGAACAAGCAAGACGAGAAATTGCCAGTGTTGGTTCAAGTATTGCCAGAAAGATACAGATAATCCTTGATACTGGTGGGCTTCCGGGACTTGATGAGGCGTTTGATTTAGAGAAAAAGTTAAACTACTATACTCAGTGCCATGATGTTGGAGTTTACAGTGCTAAAAGGTGGAATTTATTGGGTTTAACAACGTTCTCCGAggtttccaagaaatttcCCGAAATATTCTTGA
This DNA window, taken from Torulaspora delbrueckii CBS 1146 chromosome 2, complete genome, encodes the following:
- the CTO1 gene encoding Cto1p (similar to Saccharomyces cerevisiae YCR015C; ancestral locus Anc_1.430) — its product is MKNVIICDFDETITNRDTISILGQLPYYCKPGSKPEWSHFTDTYMQNYERFHQGSLGHLSQRSLPLLKSSGSVITTSNFKTFFEDELNYQKDARRLEMSSTNEMAKYRIFANITFSDVSRFAKKKLEEQCFSVRKGFNEFMLPIPKDDLYVISVNWSGEFIEASIGNNIIAREHIYCNQLLSANTVYTGDFSNRLLTGADKVDVLEDILTDREPSSARFWYIGDSETDLLNILHPEVNGVLLIDPVQNESKFKKLSLEILGLNQKIIDQFIDDKDSGWLQCYEKNDYNSIFLAKSWSDLKNIHL
- the TDEL0B05730 gene encoding uncharacterized protein, translated to MTKEDSPEEENGIMGGSRCFNCDQSTSSKFKPENLGAASLFKLPKSQDYETITYEAPEVGVGNLLPEFEDVMGMEREIREMPSDRRKQFLFLHNIVNSSSDNSQFQNSDDQTDKSLSPAPIAQDTSLYHFRLTETPMPLPEREENDSDEEENLVRSILMMPHLVEYSIPHALKHLLCTDDNLMGLSDSITLERIVRKKSLGDIIPMSSRGTRKFLPLEVDFSPTHECTKNLINISTFIQKLSDKFQPRIGSFFNTKFQFSYRFNNGKFEITYGIFEDHDYFTQEMRDIDYIDLHVFSRYLPKDCFVEAKPYCTNQPSNECCEREWRSFITMTDIYAVVDHMLKGKCSFIQNSSHLLKYIKRGGSLKVAAKHYEISVQKNQQRILSNIKRYIKNKEVMSMQRAKELGKENSLNSEFHLGLFDQILGYYDDLGSNTSLPNEATYVVELTDFEEVIRSISAKYVYEKYVHPVCSEHPTLN
- the POL4 gene encoding DNA-directed DNA polymerase IV (similar to Saccharomyces cerevisiae POL4 (YCR014C); ancestral locus Anc_1.429), giving the protein MGLFERKIFIILPNSRSYTLRFISQLIEDNGGLQADDTESIKQQLIILINDTFVDSSQKIADTELFRRELELDATKLWKIIVQKKPLCVRASCISEWLKLGEISLTADRLIDLEEVDLLGDSQVSVEGVNSINEVPSEEVQYKSQSETAAGSHASADKHMDTGENLPSEKLSSPSEVPTERLTRLIDEDKTSKNELLIKALGRLAKRYDVKGDRYRSRGYKLAKIGVERYPFEILSGEQARREIASVGSSIARKIQIILDTGGLPGLDEAFDLEKKLNYYTQCHDVGVYSAKRWNLLGLTTFSEVSKKFPEIFLRDWTVLFGWSYYEDWLKRISRAECEEVLKVVKDNLKQIDPEFKVELQGSYVRGALECGDIDLLFFKKGLDDTGEIGRVMERLALNLYDKGYVNCFLQLTTKIRQVFKHKITERISKCDLRIPSDDDYPPAAEVLKKFYLGFKLRSEFDPKYLQVKNKEYTRLEPTDQFMSLNSTDHPCRRVDFFCCRWSELGAARLQWTGPKEFNRWIRIQAAQKGMKLTQHGLYRGETTLLESFDEERIFELLGEEYVGPEERNSIIKKRQKT